Proteins from one Ficedula albicollis isolate OC2 chromosome 3, FicAlb1.5, whole genome shotgun sequence genomic window:
- the GNMT gene encoding glycine N-methyltransferase: PPQLYIGDTRGRTDEYRSWLLALLRQHRCRSVLDVACGTGVDSIMLLEEGFQVTSVDASDKMLKYALKERWERRKEEPFDRWVIEEANWLTLEKDLEKPGDGFDAVICLGNSFAHLPDFKGDQSDHKLALRNIASMVRPGGVLVIDHRNYDHILATGCAPAGKNIYYQSDLTKDITTSVLLVNNKAHMVTLDYTVQVPPTEAGADPELSKFRLSYYPHRLEAFTALLKGAFQGKCQHTVLGDFQPYTPGQAHVPCYFIHVVKKTG, translated from the exons cccccgcagctgTACATCGGGGACACGCGTGGCCGCACGGACGAGTACCGCAGCTGGCTCCTGGCGCTGCTCCGCCAGCACCGCTGCCGCTCCGTCCTCGACGTGGCCTGCGGCACCGG ggtggaCTCCATCATGCTCCTCGAGGAGGGCTTCCAGGTGACCAGCGTCGATGCCAGCGACAAGATGCTCAAGTACGCGCTGAAGGAGCGCTGGGAGCGGCGCAAGGAGGAGCCCTTCGACCGATGGG TCATCGAGGAGGCCAACTGGCTCACACTGGAGAAAGACCTGGAGAAGCCAGGGGATGGGTTTGATGCAGTCATCTGCCTCGGGAACTCCTTTGCGCACCTGCCTGACTTCAAAG GGGACCAGAGTGACCACAAGCTGGCCCTGAGGAACATTGCCAGCATGGTGCGGCCCGGGGGTGTCCTGGTCATTGACCACCGCAACTACGATCACATCCTGGCCACGGGCTGCGCGCCAGCCGGCAAGAACATCTACTACCAG AGCGACTTGACCAAGGACATCACCACCTCAGTGCTCCTGGTTAACAACAAGGCACACATGGTGACCCTGGACTACACGGTGCAGGTGCCCCCCACTGAGGCGGGGGCAGACCCGGAGCTGAG CAAGTTTCGGCTCTCCTACTACCCGCACCGGCTGGAGGccttcacagctctgctgaaaggTGCATTCCAGGGAAAGTGCCAGCACACTGTCCTGGGCGACTTCCAGCCCTACACACCAGGGCAGGCCCACGTGCCCTGCTACTTCATCCACGTTGTGAAGAAGACAGGCTGA
- the CNPY3 gene encoding protein canopy homolog 3 yields the protein PPAALARGDDSDWVRLPSKCEVCKYVAVELKSAFEETGKTKEVIDTKYGFLDGKGSAVKYTQSDIRLIEVTENICKRLLDYNLHKERSGSNRFAKGMSETFETLHNLVHKGVKVVMDIPYELWNETSAEVADLKKQCDVLVEEYEDVIEDWYRHHQTEDLSQFLCANHVLKGKDTSCLAEKWTGKKGDLASVGEKQSKKKSGKKKKKGHKVEREGAASLPDTGEALEGVQEQAPLTHSPADEL from the exons cccccggcggcgcTGGCGCGGGGCGACGACTCGGACTGGGTGCGACTGCCCAGCAAGTGCGAGG TGTGCAAGTACGTAGCCGTGGAGCTGAAATCCGCCTTCGAGGAGACCGGCAAGACCAAGGAGGTGATCGACACCAAGTACGGCTTCCTGGATGGGAAGGGCTCTGCTGTCAAGTACACACAGTC GGACATCCGGTTAATTGAGGTGACAGAGAACATCTGCAAGCGGCTGCTGGATTACAACCTGCACAAGGAGAGGAGCGGCAGTAACAGATTCGCAAAG GGCATGTCAGAGACGTTCGAGACCCTGCACAATCTGGTGCACAAGGGTGTCAAGGTGGTGATGGACATCCCCTACGAGCTGTGGAACGAGACCTCCGCCGAGGTGGCAGACCTCAAAAAGCAG TGCGATGTGCTGGTAGAGGAGTATGAAGATGTGATCGAAGATTGGTACAGACACCACCAGACGGAAGATCTCTCCCAGTTTCTCTGTGCTAACCACGTGCTAAAAGGAAAGGACACAA GCTGCCTGGCAGAGAAGTGGACTGGTAAGAAGGGTGATTTGGCAAGCGTGGGGGAGaagcagagcaaaaaaaagagcgggaagaagaagaaaaagggcCATAAGGTTGAGCGcgagggagctgccagccttCCGGACACAGGGGAGGCCCTGGAGGGGGTCCAGGAGCAGGCTCCGctcacccacagcccagctgatgAGCTGTAG
- the PTCRA gene encoding pre T-cell antigen receptor alpha produces MKSAVLGRGCSRGLAGGGRWECSRGRGAEVPHARQRPRGRDSLRAATGKAERGSGAVPPSPSAGRAAVPQPTLTRPLSMVLAGQRRQLVVCVVSNLAPSSGRAVWISSGNGSILQSFAYGASQEDGGTVCSVSLLSSDPPRERELACHVGADRTSPSHSSSPIRISGNEEAAELCSTAVSPAPALAALLMAVRVVLLKVLLSDAVFTSILLAQS; encoded by the exons ATGAAGAG CGCGGTGCTGGGGCGGGGGTGCTCCCGGGGCTTGGCGGGCGGGGGGCGCTGGGAGTGTTCCCGGGGGCGAGGCGCAGAGGTGCCTCACGCCCGGCAGCGCCCCCGGGGCCGGGACTCGCTCCGTGCCGCGACCGGGAAGGCGGAGCGGGGGAGCGGGGCCGTACCACCG TCTCCCtcagctggcagggcagctgtgccacagcctaCGCTGACCCGGCCACTGAGCATGGTGCTGGCTGGGCAGCGCCGGCAGCTGGTGGTGTGCGTGGTGAGCAacctggctcccagctctggccGTGCTGTCTGGATCTCCAGTGGGAATGGCAGCATCCTGCAGTCCTTTGCCTATGGGGCCTCCCAGGAGGATGGTGGCACCGTCTGCTCCGTCTCCCTCCTTTCCAGTGATCCCCCGCGCGAGAGGGAACTTGCCTGCCATGTGGGGGCCGACAGGACCTCCCCgtcccacagctccagccccatccgCATCTCCG GCAACGAGGAGGcggcagagctgtgcagcacagctg TGTCACCAGCCCCTGCCTTGGCAGCCTTGCTTATGGCTGTCCGCGTGGTGTTGCTGAAGGTCTTGCTCTCTGATGCTGTCTTCACGTCCATTCTCCTCGCCCAGAGCTGA